The following are from one region of the Candidatus Denitrolinea symbiosum genome:
- a CDS encoding NADH-quinone oxidoreductase subunit H, with protein MNLLTSLFSLMIFPAGLALILSGLLYEWADRKLVARFQNRVGPRWFQPFADILKLLAKEEIKPSGLDSALFYGLPILALTGALTSALYAPILGLPPIHSFPGDLIVTLYLLSLLTISMGLAGWNASSRFSVIGATRSLTQLFAYEAPFLLALLGPAIAANSWTIRDVSAYAENHWLILTQPVGFVIALIGLMGKLELPPFDAPEAETEIVAGALTEYSGRGLALFTLGKSVELVVAVSLVAAFYLGGIGNPLLFLLKTLGIVLLMSLLQALLTRLRIDQTVGLWWRLGALLALLQILVLILVKGWLA; from the coding sequence ATGAACCTTCTGACTTCCCTGTTCTCCCTCATGATCTTTCCGGCCGGCCTCGCCCTCATCCTGAGCGGCCTGCTGTACGAATGGGCTGACCGGAAACTGGTGGCGCGCTTCCAAAACCGCGTCGGCCCGCGCTGGTTCCAGCCGTTCGCCGACATCCTCAAACTCCTGGCGAAGGAGGAGATCAAACCAAGCGGGCTGGACAGCGCGCTGTTCTACGGACTCCCCATCCTCGCCCTGACCGGCGCGTTGACCTCCGCTCTCTACGCCCCGATTCTGGGCCTGCCCCCGATTCATTCCTTCCCCGGCGATTTGATCGTCACCCTCTACCTGCTCTCGCTGCTGACCATCTCAATGGGACTGGCCGGCTGGAACGCATCAAGCCGCTTCTCGGTGATCGGCGCGACGCGTTCGCTCACGCAGTTATTCGCCTACGAAGCGCCCTTCCTGCTGGCCCTGCTCGGTCCCGCCATCGCCGCCAACTCATGGACGATCAGGGACGTCAGCGCCTACGCCGAAAATCACTGGCTGATCCTAACCCAGCCGGTCGGATTCGTCATCGCCTTGATCGGGCTGATGGGCAAACTCGAACTCCCGCCCTTCGACGCGCCCGAAGCCGAGACCGAGATCGTGGCCGGCGCGCTGACCGAATATTCCGGTCGCGGCCTGGCTCTCTTCACCCTCGGAAAATCGGTGGAACTGGTCGTGGCGGTAAGTCTGGTGGCCGCGTTCTATCTGGGCGGCATCGGCAACCCGCTCCTGTTCCTGCTCAAGACTTTGGGCATCGTGCTGTTGATGTCGTTGCTGCAAGCCCTGCTCACCCGTCTGCGCATTGATCAGACGGTGGGCCTGTGGTGGCGTCTCGGCGCGTTATTGGCCCTGCTCCAGATATTGGTATTGATCCTCGTGAAAGGATGGCTGGCATGA
- a CDS encoding vitamin K epoxide reductase family: MKKNAALKAILLAGMFLLFPAAARAQTGQPAVRAVLFYSPTCGHCELVIAETLIPMTKRYGDQLQILGVDVSQPQGSELFSAALQKFGLERGGVPFLVIDNIYLVGSQEIPERFPGMVETYLAQGGLDWPNLPGLEGALPAGTSQTSPPEPLTPDSTHLDKASWRERFARDPLGNSLSVVILTGMLGAAVWAVVLFRKPDGGASLKDNWSWAILALSIAGTLVAGYLAYVETAQVEAVCGPVGDCNTVQQSEYARLFGVLPIGMLGLIGYAGIVIAWAVGRFADGQPGKLAALALFGMTAAGALFSIYLTFLEPFVIGATCAWCLTSAVLMTVLMLLSVKPAKAALSRPSHVGKSRALPKPSLRGH, translated from the coding sequence ATGAAAAAAAACGCCGCGCTCAAAGCGATCCTGCTGGCGGGGATGTTCCTGCTGTTTCCTGCCGCGGCGCGCGCGCAGACCGGCCAGCCGGCGGTGCGCGCCGTCCTTTTCTACTCCCCCACCTGCGGTCATTGCGAACTCGTGATCGCCGAGACGCTCATCCCGATGACCAAGCGCTACGGCGACCAATTGCAGATCCTGGGCGTGGACGTCAGCCAGCCGCAAGGCTCCGAACTCTTTTCCGCGGCCCTGCAAAAGTTCGGCCTGGAGCGCGGCGGAGTCCCATTCCTCGTGATTGACAACATCTATTTGGTCGGTTCGCAGGAAATCCCCGAACGTTTCCCGGGCATGGTGGAAACCTACCTGGCGCAAGGCGGGCTGGACTGGCCGAATCTGCCCGGGCTGGAGGGCGCCCTCCCTGCGGGGACTTCGCAGACTTCGCCCCCCGAGCCGCTCACGCCAGATTCGACTCACCTCGACAAAGCCTCCTGGCGTGAACGTTTCGCCCGCGACCCCCTGGGGAATTCCCTCTCCGTGGTCATACTGACGGGGATGCTGGGCGCGGCCGTCTGGGCTGTTGTCCTCTTCCGAAAACCGGACGGCGGCGCCAGCCTTAAAGACAATTGGAGCTGGGCGATCCTCGCTCTGTCCATCGCGGGGACGCTCGTGGCGGGCTACCTCGCCTACGTGGAAACCGCCCAGGTCGAGGCGGTCTGCGGTCCCGTCGGAGACTGCAACACCGTCCAGCAGAGCGAGTACGCGCGGCTGTTCGGCGTCCTGCCCATCGGAATGCTGGGACTGATCGGATACGCGGGCATCGTCATCGCCTGGGCGGTCGGCCGCTTCGCAGACGGTCAGCCCGGCAAATTGGCCGCGCTGGCCTTATTCGGGATGACCGCAGCGGGCGCGCTCTTCTCGATCTATCTGACCTTCCTCGAACCCTTCGTGATCGGCGCCACCTGCGCCTGGTGCCTGACCTCCGCGGTATTGATGACGGTATTGATGCTGCTGTCCGTCAAACCCGCCAAAGCCGCGCTTTCCCGGCCGTCTCACGTTGGCAAAAGCCGGGCGCTTCCGAAGCCGTCATTGCGTGGACATTAG
- a CDS encoding arsenical resistance operon repressor: MISPTLKLELSQLEADFCSALSDPTRLLILYALGEGARNVNDLAGELAIPQPTASRHLKVLRDRGLVWTTRQGTSVTYQLADARILEAIDLLRKIMGERLAYRAGLVEETIAE; this comes from the coding sequence ATGATCTCCCCCACACTGAAATTGGAACTCAGCCAATTGGAAGCGGACTTCTGCTCGGCGCTTTCCGATCCCACACGCCTGCTCATCCTTTACGCGCTGGGCGAAGGCGCGCGCAACGTCAACGATCTGGCCGGCGAACTCGCCATTCCCCAGCCCACCGCGTCGAGACATCTCAAAGTCCTGCGCGACCGAGGGCTGGTGTGGACCACCCGGCAAGGCACAAGCGTCACCTATCAACTGGCCGACGCGCGCATATTGGAAGCCATAGACCTGCTCCGCAAGATCATGGGCGAACGGCTCGCCTACCGCGCAGGTTTGGTGGAAGAAACGATCGCCGAATAA
- a CDS encoding thiosulfate reductase PhsA has translation MTQTISRRDFLKLGAAGAGALALGSMLPPKVAQAARANGQLDAGGNGYVHSTCEMCVWRCGLIAKVVDGRVVKLDGNPEHPHSRGKLCPRGQSGLMNTYDPDRVLTPLVRMGKRGEGLFRKASWDEALDIVASNMLKIKEKYGPEAMVFSSTHNLSQVQFENLLYAFGSPNYGTQRSLCFNAMITAFLLTYGIEEPSRKYDDVEFILMVGRNMMEAISTSETGELAHALDRGAKLVYLDPRYTKTASKATEWIPIRPGTDSAFLLAMINVIVSNELADCDFVKQYVVGCDGIQAEMRKYTPAWAEKITGVPAATIERIAREYAAAKHNALAHPGWRTSNFVNSFQTERAIATLNALSGNVLTPGGCLSAEVAAEGAGLGMPKQPPYPRVSALRLDGVSWKYPLVPLKLGVFQELRDAIITGEPYQAHGWFISRQNPIQSLPDRNKTLQAFGKMDFIATVDIIMNDTAWFSDVVLPEASYLERYDPLLPVDGKAYIRQPVVEPQGEARSALWIYKQLGERLGLGDFFQYEDEEDYIRQQLKPLRVSLEEVKEKGYAEMPEEPKGEITFNTPSGKIEVYSETLKKAGFSPWPTWEEPPAPKEGEFYLLTGKVAQQTQFGTQNNQLLHKYSDEPRLWMNAKVAAQNGLQDGDWVEVVSEVGKVYIPLLATEAIRPDCVYLTPGYGHLSKGLTTAHGVGASDSALHVTYTDPVSGGQALSQTFVTVNKA, from the coding sequence ATGACACAAACGATCTCACGAAGAGATTTTCTGAAACTGGGCGCGGCGGGCGCGGGCGCGCTGGCGCTCGGATCCATGCTCCCGCCGAAAGTGGCACAGGCGGCGCGCGCCAACGGGCAATTGGACGCGGGCGGCAACGGCTACGTCCACAGCACGTGCGAGATGTGCGTCTGGCGCTGCGGCTTGATCGCCAAAGTGGTGGACGGGCGCGTCGTCAAACTGGACGGCAACCCCGAGCATCCGCACTCGCGCGGGAAACTCTGTCCACGCGGGCAGTCGGGGCTGATGAACACCTACGACCCCGACCGCGTGCTGACTCCGCTCGTGCGGATGGGCAAGCGCGGCGAGGGGCTGTTCCGCAAGGCGTCGTGGGACGAAGCGCTGGACATCGTCGCCTCGAACATGCTCAAGATCAAGGAGAAGTACGGCCCCGAGGCGATGGTCTTTTCGTCCACGCACAATTTGAGTCAGGTGCAGTTCGAGAATCTGCTGTACGCCTTCGGTTCGCCGAACTACGGCACGCAGCGCAGCCTGTGCTTCAACGCCATGATTACCGCCTTTCTGCTGACGTACGGCATCGAGGAACCGTCGCGGAAATATGATGACGTTGAGTTCATCCTGATGGTGGGACGCAACATGATGGAAGCCATCTCGACCTCCGAGACGGGCGAACTGGCGCACGCCCTCGACCGCGGCGCGAAACTGGTCTATCTCGACCCGCGCTACACCAAGACCGCCTCCAAAGCCACCGAGTGGATTCCGATCCGCCCAGGCACAGACTCGGCTTTCCTGCTGGCGATGATCAATGTCATCGTCTCGAACGAACTGGCGGACTGCGACTTCGTCAAGCAGTACGTCGTCGGCTGTGACGGCATCCAGGCTGAGATGCGGAAGTACACCCCGGCCTGGGCGGAGAAGATCACGGGCGTCCCCGCGGCGACCATCGAACGCATCGCCCGCGAATATGCCGCCGCCAAACACAACGCGCTGGCGCATCCCGGCTGGCGGACGTCCAACTTCGTCAACTCCTTCCAGACCGAGCGCGCCATCGCCACACTGAACGCGTTGAGCGGCAACGTGCTGACCCCCGGCGGATGTCTTTCTGCAGAGGTGGCGGCGGAGGGCGCCGGACTGGGCATGCCGAAACAGCCGCCCTATCCGCGCGTGTCCGCTTTGCGGCTGGACGGCGTCTCGTGGAAATATCCGCTCGTGCCGTTGAAGTTGGGCGTCTTCCAGGAACTGCGCGACGCCATCATCACCGGCGAACCGTACCAGGCGCACGGCTGGTTCATCTCGCGGCAGAATCCGATCCAATCCCTGCCCGACCGCAACAAAACCCTGCAAGCCTTCGGCAAGATGGACTTCATCGCCACCGTAGACATCATCATGAACGACACGGCCTGGTTCTCGGACGTGGTCCTGCCCGAAGCCTCGTACCTTGAACGCTACGACCCGCTCCTGCCCGTGGACGGCAAAGCCTACATCCGCCAGCCCGTCGTCGAGCCGCAGGGCGAAGCCAGGTCCGCGCTGTGGATCTACAAACAGCTGGGCGAGCGTCTCGGGCTGGGCGATTTCTTCCAATACGAAGACGAAGAAGATTACATCCGCCAGCAATTGAAGCCTTTGCGCGTCAGCCTCGAGGAAGTGAAGGAAAAAGGCTACGCGGAAATGCCGGAAGAACCCAAAGGCGAGATTACCTTCAACACGCCCTCGGGCAAGATCGAAGTCTATTCCGAGACGCTGAAGAAGGCGGGCTTCTCGCCCTGGCCCACCTGGGAGGAACCTCCCGCGCCGAAGGAAGGCGAGTTCTACCTGCTGACCGGCAAGGTGGCGCAACAGACGCAGTTCGGCACGCAGAACAACCAGTTGCTGCACAAATATTCCGACGAGCCGCGCCTGTGGATGAACGCCAAAGTCGCCGCGCAAAACGGCTTGCAGGACGGCGACTGGGTGGAGGTCGTCAGCGAAGTCGGCAAGGTCTACATTCCCCTACTCGCCACCGAAGCCATCCGCCCCGACTGCGTATACCTGACCCCGGGCTACGGTCACCTCTCGAAAGGGCTGACCACCGCCCACGGCGTCGGCGCGAGCGATTCGGCGCTGCACGTCACCTACACCGACCCGGTCAGCGGCGGGCAGGCACTCAGCCAGACCTTCGTCACGGTGAACAAGGCTTAG
- a CDS encoding Ni/Fe-hydrogenase cytochrome b subunit, which yields MKLNLTLPKFLRIGTLPLVLIVLAAIAFVVAMARYAYGIGVISDLSYSYPWGFWISFDLFTGVVISSGGFLMAGTVYILRIKEFQPLLRPAVLTALLGYIMVAVALLVDLGQPLRIWYMMIYWNHTSVLLEIGICVMSYLTVLAIEFAPVVMERFPKLHKAAHFIHKFIMPFVILGVVLSTLHQSSLGSLLLIQPQKLHPLWWTPILPILFFASAIAVGLAMIILESSLSSRYFQRGLEMHLLAKLAKAIPVVLVVYALIKFGDLIVAGDLGYLFTSGWMSVLFWAEILVGVVFPIVWFSVEKNRVNPNALLTGAVVTLLGLILNRFNVSWFAVKHPDPLFYLPTFMGNVKYFPTLPEVAVSIGIFSAGILAFGLIAKYFPVFEDEGHAAHAGD from the coding sequence ATGAAGCTCAATCTCACCCTCCCAAAGTTCCTCCGCATCGGGACTCTCCCGCTCGTCCTGATCGTCCTGGCGGCAATCGCCTTCGTCGTGGCGATGGCGCGCTACGCCTACGGCATCGGCGTCATCAGCGACCTGAGCTATTCCTACCCCTGGGGCTTCTGGATCAGCTTTGACCTGTTCACGGGCGTGGTCATCTCCAGCGGCGGCTTCCTCATGGCTGGCACGGTGTACATCCTGCGCATCAAGGAATTTCAACCGCTGCTGCGCCCCGCCGTGTTGACCGCCTTGCTCGGCTACATCATGGTCGCCGTCGCCCTGCTGGTGGACCTCGGCCAGCCGCTGCGCATCTGGTACATGATGATCTATTGGAATCACACCAGCGTGCTGCTCGAGATCGGCATCTGCGTGATGAGTTACCTGACCGTGCTGGCGATTGAGTTCGCGCCTGTTGTGATGGAGCGTTTCCCCAAACTGCACAAAGCGGCGCATTTCATCCACAAGTTCATCATGCCGTTTGTGATCCTCGGCGTCGTGCTTTCCACGTTACACCAATCCTCGCTCGGCTCGCTGCTCCTTATCCAGCCGCAGAAACTCCATCCGCTCTGGTGGACTCCCATCCTGCCGATCCTGTTCTTCGCTTCCGCCATCGCGGTCGGGCTGGCGATGATCATCCTCGAATCCTCGCTCAGTTCACGCTACTTCCAGCGCGGTCTCGAAATGCACCTGCTGGCGAAACTCGCCAAAGCGATTCCCGTGGTTCTGGTCGTCTACGCCCTCATCAAATTCGGCGACTTGATCGTCGCGGGCGACCTCGGCTATCTCTTCACCAGCGGTTGGATGAGCGTCCTCTTCTGGGCGGAGATTCTCGTTGGCGTGGTCTTCCCGATCGTCTGGTTCTCCGTCGAAAAGAATCGCGTCAATCCCAACGCCCTGTTGACGGGCGCGGTCGTGACCCTGCTCGGCTTGATCCTCAACCGCTTCAACGTCAGCTGGTTCGCGGTCAAACACCCCGACCCGCTGTTCTACCTCCCGACCTTCATGGGCAACGTCAAATACTTCCCGACCCTGCCCGAAGTCGCCGTCTCCATCGGCATCTTCTCGGCGGGCATCCTGGCCTTCGGGCTGATCGCCAAATATTTCCCCGTCTTCGAAGACGAGGGCCACGCAGCCCACGCGGGAGATTGA
- a CDS encoding cytochrome B6 — MRPSFFHHLHPPTIPAAQARWRHTLGAGGTAVFLLLILGVTGILEMFYYIPNPEEAALSVQTITYHVPFGGFVRNLHYWSAQLLIIVSAIHLLRVIFTAVYAPPRRFNYLLGLALFVLAIMLDFTGYILRWDVDICWPLTTGTNLLKTIPLIGGFLFRLAIGGGEACQTALTRFYTWHLFGLTVPIVVLGVWHIFRVRRDGGIAAPPANLFLRRARVPRNELVRREVLTMFAVGIPLILLAALVPAPIAPAMTGVPSPTDEARAPWFFLWVQEMLKWGDPFIFGVLIPLGILAVLALVPYVFPQPADQDIGRWFPKSNRLAQSVVALIGLFILILTLANR; from the coding sequence ATGCGCCCGTCCTTCTTCCATCACCTGCACCCGCCCACCATCCCCGCCGCGCAAGCGCGCTGGCGTCACACTTTGGGCGCGGGCGGGACCGCCGTCTTCCTCCTGCTCATCCTCGGCGTGACGGGCATCCTGGAGATGTTCTACTACATCCCGAATCCAGAGGAAGCCGCGCTCTCGGTGCAGACCATCACCTATCACGTCCCCTTCGGCGGATTCGTCCGCAACCTGCATTATTGGTCGGCGCAATTGCTGATCATCGTTTCGGCAATCCACCTTTTGCGCGTCATCTTCACCGCCGTCTACGCCCCCCCGCGCCGCTTCAACTACCTGCTCGGGTTGGCGCTTTTCGTCCTCGCCATCATGCTCGATTTCACGGGCTACATCCTGCGCTGGGACGTGGACATCTGCTGGCCCCTCACCACTGGGACCAACCTGCTCAAGACGATCCCGCTCATCGGCGGCTTTCTCTTTCGCCTCGCCATCGGCGGAGGAGAAGCCTGCCAGACCGCCCTGACTCGCTTTTACACCTGGCATCTCTTCGGCTTGACCGTCCCCATCGTCGTCCTCGGCGTCTGGCACATTTTCCGCGTCCGCCGCGACGGGGGGATTGCCGCGCCGCCCGCTAATCTGTTCCTCCGCCGCGCCCGCGTCCCGCGCAACGAACTCGTCCGCCGCGAAGTTTTGACGATGTTCGCGGTCGGCATCCCGCTGATCCTGCTCGCCGCGCTCGTCCCCGCGCCGATCGCCCCCGCCATGACTGGCGTTCCCAGTCCCACCGACGAGGCGCGCGCGCCGTGGTTCTTCCTGTGGGTGCAGGAAATGCTCAAATGGGGCGACCCGTTCATCTTCGGCGTGCTGATCCCGCTTGGCATTCTCGCCGTCCTCGCCCTCGTCCCGTATGTTTTTCCCCAACCCGCCGACCAGGACATTGGCCGCTGGTTTCCGAAATCCAACCGCCTGGCGCAGAGCGTCGTCGCGCTCATCGGCCTTTTCATTCTCATCCTCACACTCGCAAATCGATAA
- a CDS encoding Rieske Fe-S protein, with protein sequence MTQPSRRDFLKLVRAGLLYLSGALAIGGLLRFLDFDAHPAPKTEFDLGPASDFPLGSRTLLADPPAVLLHTQSGFSALSLVCTHLGCAVEPSADGFACPCHGSRFDAAGGVLRGPAQKSLPALRVELTTDGRLLLHTD encoded by the coding sequence ATGACCCAACCCTCCCGCCGCGACTTCCTCAAACTCGTCCGCGCTGGACTGCTCTACCTGAGCGGCGCGCTCGCCATCGGCGGCTTGCTGCGTTTCCTGGATTTCGACGCCCATCCCGCGCCGAAAACGGAATTCGACCTCGGTCCCGCTTCGGACTTTCCCCTCGGCTCGCGCACGCTTCTCGCGGACCCGCCAGCCGTTCTGCTCCACACCCAAAGCGGATTCTCCGCCCTGAGTTTGGTCTGCACCCACCTCGGCTGCGCCGTCGAACCAAGCGCGGACGGATTCGCCTGTCCCTGTCACGGCTCGCGCTTCGACGCGGCGGGCGGAGTCTTGCGCGGCCCGGCGCAAAAATCCCTGCCCGCCCTGCGCGTCGAATTGACCACCGACGGCCGTCTCCTTTTACACACCGACTGA
- a CDS encoding formylmethanofuran dehydrogenase: MELQALLEKSASRHSHLCPRQILGVRLGLLGMKTLGFDEPPAKKRLLVIVESDGCFADGVIAATDCAVGHRTLRVEDYGKTAATFIDTLTGRAMRVAPALDVRERAGLHVPDEPRRYFAQLRAYQSMPDAEMFSVTPVSLTVPLEAILSRPGARVNCDACGEEIINERETLRGGLVLCRACAGNAYYAAAEAASLSFALTERRPQFA, encoded by the coding sequence ATGGAACTTCAAGCCCTGCTCGAAAAATCCGCCTCGCGCCATTCCCACCTCTGTCCGCGCCAGATCCTCGGCGTGCGGCTGGGACTGCTCGGCATGAAGACCCTCGGCTTCGACGAGCCGCCCGCCAAAAAACGCCTGCTGGTCATCGTGGAAAGCGACGGCTGCTTTGCGGACGGCGTCATCGCCGCCACAGATTGCGCCGTCGGTCACCGCACCCTGCGCGTGGAGGACTACGGCAAGACCGCCGCGACGTTCATAGACACGCTCACCGGCCGGGCGATGCGCGTCGCGCCCGCCCTCGACGTCCGCGAACGGGCCGGCCTCCACGTCCCCGACGAGCCGCGTCGTTACTTTGCCCAGCTGCGCGCCTACCAGTCCATGCCCGACGCGGAAATGTTCAGCGTGACTCCTGTGTCGCTGACCGTGCCGCTGGAGGCCATTCTCTCCCGCCCCGGCGCGCGCGTCAACTGCGACGCGTGCGGCGAGGAGATCATCAACGAGCGGGAGACCCTGCGCGGCGGACTCGTCCTCTGCCGCGCCTGCGCGGGAAACGCGTACTACGCCGCCGCCGAAGCCGCGTCCCTGTCCTTCGCGCTGACCGAGCGCCGTCCGCAGTTCGCGTGA
- a CDS encoding phosphate/sulfate permease, producing MIFAVALLAFAFSFLNGAHGSRNVVSTLISSRSYSPRVALGLTALAEFLGPFLFGTGVAKTIGSGVVDSHAVNQAVLAAALASAVLWNLVTWYFKLPSSSSHALIGGLLGAILVRAGADAVYWNGLGKVALYFAVSPPVSFLAGFALLRAILWLARNSTPRINDFFKRGQVLTAFALGLNHGSNDGQKSMGIVTLALVAGGLLSDFSVPLWVTALIGLALSLGTTLGGWKLTRSVGGLFFYKIRPMDGFATQVTASLVIFVSSIFGGPVSVNQVIQTSIMGVGAAERVNKVRWGMAQEFLMAWILTIPATMLFSAGIYWLVTRFLS from the coding sequence ATGATCTTCGCGGTCGCGCTGTTGGCGTTTGCCTTTAGTTTTCTGAACGGGGCGCACGGTTCGCGGAACGTGGTCTCCACCTTGATCTCCTCGCGCTCCTATTCTCCGCGCGTGGCGTTGGGCCTGACCGCCCTGGCCGAATTCCTGGGACCGTTCCTGTTTGGGACGGGGGTGGCGAAGACCATCGGGAGCGGCGTGGTGGATTCTCACGCCGTCAACCAGGCGGTCCTCGCGGCGGCGCTGGCTTCCGCCGTTTTGTGGAATCTCGTCACCTGGTATTTCAAGTTGCCGAGCAGTTCCTCGCACGCCTTGATTGGCGGGTTGCTGGGGGCGATCCTCGTGCGGGCCGGCGCGGACGCGGTGTATTGGAACGGCCTCGGCAAGGTGGCGCTCTACTTTGCCGTCTCCCCGCCGGTCAGTTTCCTGGCCGGTTTCGCCCTGCTGCGCGCCATCCTGTGGCTCGCTCGAAATTCCACGCCGCGCATTAATGACTTCTTCAAGCGCGGCCAGGTCTTGACCGCCTTCGCCCTGGGTTTGAACCACGGCAGCAACGACGGTCAGAAGAGCATGGGCATCGTCACGCTCGCGCTGGTCGCGGGCGGTCTGCTCTCGGATTTCTCCGTCCCGCTCTGGGTCACTGCGCTGATCGGGCTGGCGTTGTCGCTGGGCACCACGCTGGGCGGTTGGAAGTTGACCCGCTCGGTCGGCGGTTTATTCTTCTACAAGATCCGTCCCATGGACGGCTTCGCCACGCAGGTGACCGCGTCGCTGGTGATCTTCGTCTCGTCCATTTTCGGCGGGCCGGTCAGCGTCAACCAGGTGATTCAAACCTCCATCATGGGCGTCGGCGCGGCGGAACGGGTCAATAAAGTTCGCTGGGGGATGGCGCAGGAATTCCTCATGGCCTGGATTTTAACCATCCCGGCTACCATGCTTTTCTCTGCGGGCATATACTGGCTGGTGACGCGCTTCCTGTCGTGA
- a CDS encoding D-amino acid dehydrogenase small subunit has protein sequence MSLKCDVLIIGGGPIGLCCAYYLLKSGRKVTIVDAKEIGKGSGSGNAGHIVPSHIIPLAAPGVATGALKWMLDPARSPFGMKIGLSPSYLSWLLRFVLACNQDNVSRSVKPLYELGRLSAENFARMIAEECFDCHYSEMGFLNLFKSEDTFHEAQREAEFMRAHGISVRVYDKVAVQDVEPAAREDVIGGVHYTGDAHLDPGLFLAALGKRVREMGAGTHADASVTGFVEAEGKVRAVRTRAGEFEAEQVVLAAGAWTPAVARGLGLDIPIQPGRGYSLTALAVRNMPRHALMLGDRRVAVSPLGDRIRVTGRLEVGTYSTKPDPRWIARLEGFAREFLRLDEKLEIQETWAGLRPITPDGVPMIGFSPRHGNLILATGHAMLGLSLGPGTGQAVAELANGMAPAFDLRPMSVDFRARG, from the coding sequence ATGAGTTTAAAATGTGATGTATTGATCATCGGCGGCGGACCGATCGGGTTGTGCTGCGCTTACTATCTCCTCAAATCGGGGCGCAAGGTTACCATCGTTGACGCGAAAGAGATCGGCAAAGGCAGCGGCTCGGGCAACGCGGGACACATCGTGCCGAGTCACATCATCCCGTTGGCCGCGCCGGGGGTGGCGACCGGCGCGCTTAAGTGGATGCTCGATCCGGCGCGAAGTCCGTTTGGGATGAAGATCGGTCTCTCGCCGAGTTACCTTTCGTGGCTGCTTCGTTTTGTGCTTGCCTGTAACCAGGACAACGTCAGCCGCAGCGTCAAACCGTTGTACGAACTCGGCCGGTTGAGCGCGGAGAATTTCGCGCGCATGATCGCCGAGGAATGCTTCGACTGTCATTATAGCGAGATGGGATTTCTCAATCTGTTCAAAAGCGAAGACACGTTTCATGAAGCGCAGCGGGAAGCCGAGTTTATGCGGGCGCATGGGATTTCCGTCCGCGTGTACGATAAAGTTGCCGTGCAGGATGTGGAGCCTGCCGCGCGGGAGGATGTGATCGGCGGGGTGCATTACACGGGCGACGCGCACCTCGACCCGGGGCTGTTCCTCGCCGCGCTGGGGAAACGCGTCCGCGAGATGGGCGCGGGGACGCACGCGGACGCGTCCGTGACGGGATTCGTCGAAGCGGAGGGGAAGGTCCGGGCTGTGCGAACCCGCGCGGGGGAGTTCGAAGCGGAGCAGGTCGTGCTGGCCGCGGGCGCGTGGACTCCCGCTGTGGCGCGCGGCCTCGGCCTCGATATCCCCATCCAGCCGGGGCGCGGGTACAGTCTCACCGCGTTGGCGGTTCGGAATATGCCGCGTCACGCGCTTATGCTCGGAGACCGCCGCGTGGCCGTCTCGCCGCTGGGCGACCGCATTCGCGTCACGGGGCGGCTGGAGGTGGGGACTTACAGCACGAAGCCAGACCCGCGCTGGATCGCGCGGCTGGAGGGGTTTGCGCGTGAGTTTCTTCGGTTGGACGAAAAATTGGAGATTCAGGAGACCTGGGCCGGCCTGCGCCCGATCACGCCCGACGGCGTCCCGATGATCGGGTTTTCGCCGAGGCATGGCAATTTGATCCTGGCGACGGGACACGCCATGCTCGGTCTCTCGCTGGGCCCCGGCACGGGACAGGCGGTTGCGGAGTTGGCGAATGGGATGGCGCCGGCGTTCGATCTTCGCCCCATGAGCGTGGATTTTCGGGCGCGCGGCTGA